The sequence TCGAAGATCAGGGCGCGCGTCACCGGTCGGCCTCCGCACCGGCGACGGCGCTCGCCGCCCGGCCGTCGGCGCCGAACCACACGATGTGCTCGTCGATGGCATCGGTGACGGCGGTGGAGATCGCGGTGATGAGCGAGGGGGGATCCCAGCGGTCCTGCTCGCGGGCCGCCTCCAGGTGTGCGAGCGAGGCCTGCATGTAGGCGTGCTTGACGGCCGTCGAGATGTTGATCTTCGACACCCCCGCGTCGATGAAGGCCCGGAAGTCGGCCGCGCTGAGGCCGGTGCCGCCGTGGAGCACCACCGGCACGTCGGTGAGGGCGGCGAGCTCGGCGGCCCGCTCCGGCAGGAGCGTCGGGCTCGCCCGGTAGAGCCCGTGGCTGGTCCCGAGCTGCGGTGCGATCAGGTCGACCCCGGTCTGCGCGGCCACGTCGGCGAGCTGGGCCACCGAGTACGCGTGGCGTGCCTCGTCGCTCCCGACGTCGTCCTCGACGCCGAGGATGTTCTCGATCTCCGACTCGACGTCGACCCCCGCGCCGTGAGCAGCCGCGGTCACCTCGATTGTCTCGCGCACCGCGTCGTCGAGGTCGCGGTCGGAGGCGTCGAAGAGCACCGACGACCAGCCGGCGGCGATGACGTCGTCGAGCACGGCGCGGTCGGGGCAGTGGTCGAGGTGGAGGGCCACCGGAACGGCGACGTCGCGGGTGAGCGAGCGGAACAGGTCGGTGATGAACGCGGTGCCCGAGACCCGCACCGTCTTCACCGAGATCTGCACGATGAGGGGGGCGCTCCGGCGCTCGGCGGCGGCGATCACGGCCCTCATGCTGATCTCGTCGAAGACGTTCACGGCCGGGACGGCGTAGCCGCCCTGCCGTGCAGCCCGCGTCAGGGAACCGGTCGAGACGACCATGCGCATCCTCACTTCCTCGTAAGGGCCGCGGTGTTTCTGCGACTGATCGGAATGTACATGCCTATACCGGACTAGACAAGTACCCTGAGGGCATCGGACGTGAACAGTCTGCGAGAGTGGGTGATCGTGATCGACGACATCGAGCGGGGCTCGGCCGTTCCTCTCTACCAGCAGCTCGAGACGATCCTGCGGGCCAGGATCGACAGCGGCGAGTGGGCCCCCAGCCAGAGGATCCCGTCCGAGAACGAGCTCAACCGCATCTACGGGCTCAGCCGCATGACGGTGCGCGGGGTGCTCAACAAGCTGACCTCGGAGGGGGTGCTGACTCGGGCGCCCGGCAAAGGCACCTACGTCGCGCCGGCCGACAAGATCAGTGCCGTGTCGCCGGCCTACCGCGGCATCCGCGAGCAGCTCGAGGTGCGGGGCTACGCCATCACGACGAAGCTCATCTCACTGACGGAGCAGGTCGCCCCCGAGCCCGTCCGCGAGGGTCTGGGCCTCGCGGACGGGGAGGAGGTCGTCGCCATCACCCGGCTGCGCCTCGTCGACGGCGAGCCGCTCAGCGTCCACCGGTCGTTCGTGCCCGCGCGTCTGGCCCCCGGCCTCGGCGACCTCGACGTCGTCGGCGAACAGCTGTGCGTCGTCCTGGAAGACACCTTCGGCCTGGCCATGCACGACGTCGCCGAGAACCTCGAGGCCGTCGCTGCCGGGTCGACCGACGCCGAGCACCTGCACCTCGGCAAGGGCCAGCCCGTGCTGCAGCTCACCGATGTGATCTCCGATGCGGGAGGGCTCGCGTTCGAGTACTCGACCATCGTGTTCCGAGGCGACCGCATGCGGCTGCGGTTCGACTACAGCCGGGTCTGACTGGCTCGCGGCCCGCAGCGGCTACAGGCCGACCGACCCCTGCATGATGCCGCCGTCGATGAACACCGTCGTGGCCGTCATGTACGACGCCTTGCCGGAGGCCAGGAAGACGACCATGTCGGCGATATCCTCAGGCTCCGCTAGACGTCGCACAGGGATGGCGTCCTGGAGCTGCTTCAGCTTCTCGGGGTCGGAGGTGGTCGAGGTGTTGATGGGGGTGTCGACGGCGCCGGGAGCGACGTTGACCACGCGGATGCCGTGCGGGCCGAGCTCGACGCCGGCGGTGCGGGTCAGCATGCGGGTGCCGCCCTTCGAGACGCAGTAGGCGATGTTTCCGGGCATCGGCCAGTCCTCATGGACCGACGAGATGTTGATGACGAGGCCCGGCGTCTTCTGCGCGATGAACTGCTTCGCGGCGAACTGGGTGCCGAAGAAGGCGCTCTTGAGGTTGATCGCCATGACCTTCTCGAACTCGTCCTCCGTGGTGTCGAGGACGCCGGTGCGGGTCTCGATGCCGGCGTTGTTGACGATGACGTCGAGGCGGCCGAAGGTGTCGACGGCGGTCTGGACCATTTTGTGCAGATCCTCCGCCTTGCTGACGTCGGCGTCGACGCCGACGGCCTTGCCGCCGGCCTTCTCGATGCGGGCGATGAGGTCGGTCGTGGCCTCGGGGTGCGCGACATAGTCGATGACGATGTTGGCGCCCTCGGCCGCGGCGGCGAGGACGATGGCCTCACCGATCCCGGAGTTGCCGCCGGTGACGATCATGGTCTTTCCGTCGAGGAGCATCAGGTTCCTTCTCTCGGCCGGCACCTCCGGCCCTCCTGCGAGTCAACCCCTGCCGGTCGGCGCCTCGCAGGGTCAGGCGCCGCGACGACGGCGGGGCGCAGCCGACCGGGGCGGCGCTGCCCGGAGGTGGTCGCGCACCCTGCCGAGAGCCGCGTCGAGCGCGGCGACGTCGTCCTCGGAGAGAGCCGCGAAGAACTGCTGGCGCAGGATCGCGATGTGCCCGGGGAACACGCGGCCAAGGACCGCGCGCCCCGCCTCCGTGATCGTGACCGCGACGCTCCGCTCGTCGTCGGGCGCGGGCGCCCTCGTGACGAGCCCGGCCGTCTCGAGCACGCCGGCCTGGTGCGTCAGTCCGCTGCGGCTGTAGACGACGCCGTCGGCCAGGTCGGTCATGCGCTGCGTGCCCGACGGGGCGTCGCCGAGCCGGGCCAGGAGCTGGAACTGCACGTAGCTCAGGTCGCCCGCCTCCCGGAGCTGCTGCTCGACGGCGTGCCGGAGCAGGCTGCTCACCTCGATGAGGGAGAAGTAGGCGCTGAGCTCGGCGGGGTCGAGGGAGGGTGCTTCGTCGGTCATGGCTCGAGTCTATTGCTTCGAACTCGAAGCAGTGCTACGGTCGCCATGTGCTTCGAATTCGAAGCATATGAGCAGAGACACAGAGACAGAGAGCGAGCTCCACCATGAAGGCAGTGCGATTCCACCAGCAGGGCGACCCGAGCGTCCTCGTCCTCGACGACATCGAGGTCCCGGCCCCCGCGAGCGGTCAGGTGCGCCTCCGCGTCACCGCCGCCGGCTTCAACCAGGCCGACACCGGCATGCGGGCCGGCACCCTCCCGATCCCCGTCTCCCTCCCGCACATCCCGGGCTACGACGTCGCAGGCGTCGTCGACGCGCTCGGCGACGGCGTCGAGGGCCTGGCGATCGGCGACACCGTCATCGGGTTCCTCCCGATGGACACCGACGGCGCCGCAGCCGAGTACGCCGTCGCTCCCGCCGACGTCCTCGTGCCGGCACCGACGAGCGTCTCGCTCGTCGAGGCCGCCGCGATCCCGTCGGTAGGCCTCACGGCCTGGCAGGCGCTGTTCGAGCAAGCGCACCTCGAGGAGGGGCAGCGGATCCTGATCGTCGGTGCGGGCGGGACCGTGGGCGGCTACGCCGTCGGGCTGGCCGCGGACGCCGGCGCGACCGTGCTGGCGACGGCGAGCCCGCGGAGTGCTGCCGCGGTCGAGGCGGCCGGAGCAGCCCAGGTGATCGACCACACGAGCGGCAGCGTGCAGGAGGCCGTCGGTGAAGAGGTCGACGTCCTGCTCAATCTCGCGCCGATCGATCCTGCGGAGTTCGTCTCCCTCGTCTCGCTCGTGCGCGACGGCGGCGTCGTCGTCAGCACGACCGCGTGGATGCCGGCCCCGGCCGACGAGGAGCGCGGCGTGACCTCGAGCGTCGTCTTCGTGCGGAGCGACCGCGAGCAGCTGACGCACCTGGTCGAGCTCGTCGACGCGGGGGGGCTGGCCGTGCCGGAGGTCCGGACGGTGTCGCTCTCGGGGGTGCGGGCCGTCCACGAGGAGTCGGGCGCGGGGACGCTCCGCGGAAAGGTCGTCGTGGTGCCGACCGAGGCGTGAGGGCCGACATCGACTAGCGCCGCAGACGCCCCGCCTTGATGTACGGCGCGACCTCGGAGGCGAACTCGCGGGCGTGCTGCGCCGAGAGGTCGATCTCGTACTCCTGGCCCTCCCAGCCGAAGCGGACCGTGCGGCCGTCGCACTCGCTGAAGGGGGTGCCGTAGAAAGCGTCTACCGGCTCGGGATCCATGGTTCGTCCTCTCGGGGCACCCGCGGAGCCTCCTGGTGAGGGAGCGCAGGATGCAGCGCCGACCTCGGGAGTCGGCGCGAAATACCACTCATAACGGTAGGCCATGGGTCGCGTCCTGTCCGTCGGCAGAACCACCGACACGGCCGTGCCCCGGTCGAGGTCAAGGGGTGGGCGCACATCCGAGCCGCCCTGTACACGGGGAGGATGGAAC is a genomic window of Frondihabitans peucedani containing:
- a CDS encoding class II fructose-bisphosphate aldolase, which encodes MRMVVSTGSLTRAARQGGYAVPAVNVFDEISMRAVIAAAERRSAPLIVQISVKTVRVSGTAFITDLFRSLTRDVAVPVALHLDHCPDRAVLDDVIAAGWSSVLFDASDRDLDDAVRETIEVTAAAHGAGVDVESEIENILGVEDDVGSDEARHAYSVAQLADVAAQTGVDLIAPQLGTSHGLYRASPTLLPERAAELAALTDVPVVLHGGTGLSAADFRAFIDAGVSKINISTAVKHAYMQASLAHLEAAREQDRWDPPSLITAISTAVTDAIDEHIVWFGADGRAASAVAGAEADR
- a CDS encoding GntR family transcriptional regulator; the encoded protein is MNSLREWVIVIDDIERGSAVPLYQQLETILRARIDSGEWAPSQRIPSENELNRIYGLSRMTVRGVLNKLTSEGVLTRAPGKGTYVAPADKISAVSPAYRGIREQLEVRGYAITTKLISLTEQVAPEPVREGLGLADGEEVVAITRLRLVDGEPLSVHRSFVPARLAPGLGDLDVVGEQLCVVLEDTFGLAMHDVAENLEAVAAGSTDAEHLHLGKGQPVLQLTDVISDAGGLAFEYSTIVFRGDRMRLRFDYSRV
- a CDS encoding glucose 1-dehydrogenase, whose product is MLLDGKTMIVTGGNSGIGEAIVLAAAAEGANIVIDYVAHPEATTDLIARIEKAGGKAVGVDADVSKAEDLHKMVQTAVDTFGRLDVIVNNAGIETRTGVLDTTEDEFEKVMAINLKSAFFGTQFAAKQFIAQKTPGLVINISSVHEDWPMPGNIAYCVSKGGTRMLTRTAGVELGPHGIRVVNVAPGAVDTPINTSTTSDPEKLKQLQDAIPVRRLAEPEDIADMVVFLASGKASYMTATTVFIDGGIMQGSVGL
- a CDS encoding MarR family winged helix-turn-helix transcriptional regulator, with protein sequence MTDEAPSLDPAELSAYFSLIEVSSLLRHAVEQQLREAGDLSYVQFQLLARLGDAPSGTQRMTDLADGVVYSRSGLTHQAGVLETAGLVTRAPAPDDERSVAVTITEAGRAVLGRVFPGHIAILRQQFFAALSEDDVAALDAALGRVRDHLRAAPPRSAAPRRRRGA
- a CDS encoding NADP-dependent oxidoreductase; its protein translation is MKAVRFHQQGDPSVLVLDDIEVPAPASGQVRLRVTAAGFNQADTGMRAGTLPIPVSLPHIPGYDVAGVVDALGDGVEGLAIGDTVIGFLPMDTDGAAAEYAVAPADVLVPAPTSVSLVEAAAIPSVGLTAWQALFEQAHLEEGQRILIVGAGGTVGGYAVGLAADAGATVLATASPRSAAAVEAAGAAQVIDHTSGSVQEAVGEEVDVLLNLAPIDPAEFVSLVSLVRDGGVVVSTTAWMPAPADEERGVTSSVVFVRSDREQLTHLVELVDAGGLAVPEVRTVSLSGVRAVHEESGAGTLRGKVVVVPTEA
- a CDS encoding Lsr2 dimerization domain-containing protein, whose translation is MDPEPVDAFYGTPFSECDGRTVRFGWEGQEYEIDLSAQHAREFASEVAPYIKAGRLRR